Proteins co-encoded in one Cytophaga hutchinsonii ATCC 33406 genomic window:
- a CDS encoding class I SAM-dependent methyltransferase yields MKILTPSYFVDYEMIDSGNYKKLERFGNFILSRPEPQAVWDPQLFDKEWNSRLHAEFVRDKANPEKGIWSLKDSMKEQWFVAYKFNNLNLRFRLGLSSFKHVGLFPEQAPNWNYIYEKVSQMETAKPKVLNLFAYTGGASIAARAAGAEVVHVDSVKQVISWARENMEASELTDVRWVVEDALKFVKREVKRGNKYNGIILDPPAYGRGPDGERWIIEEHLNEILKLCAELLDPKEHFYILNLYAIGFSAVIVETLIHRIYGDVKNLEIGELVVEDSFRKKLPLSIYGRFSNV; encoded by the coding sequence ATGAAAATATTGACGCCCAGCTACTTTGTAGACTATGAAATGATCGATTCGGGTAATTATAAGAAATTAGAACGTTTTGGAAATTTTATTCTGTCGCGTCCGGAACCCCAGGCAGTATGGGATCCGCAGCTGTTTGATAAAGAGTGGAACAGCCGTTTGCATGCTGAATTTGTGCGTGATAAAGCTAATCCTGAAAAGGGGATATGGAGCTTAAAAGATTCCATGAAAGAGCAATGGTTTGTTGCGTATAAATTCAATAATTTGAATTTGAGGTTCCGCTTAGGTTTATCTTCTTTTAAACACGTAGGTTTATTTCCGGAGCAGGCACCAAACTGGAACTACATCTATGAAAAGGTTTCTCAAATGGAAACAGCCAAACCAAAAGTTTTGAATTTATTTGCTTACACAGGCGGCGCGTCTATTGCGGCGCGGGCTGCAGGTGCAGAGGTGGTGCACGTGGATTCAGTAAAGCAGGTAATCAGCTGGGCACGTGAAAATATGGAAGCAAGCGAACTGACGGATGTACGTTGGGTAGTAGAAGATGCCTTGAAGTTTGTGAAACGTGAAGTAAAACGGGGCAACAAATATAACGGCATTATTCTGGACCCGCCCGCTTATGGCCGCGGACCGGATGGTGAACGCTGGATCATAGAAGAACACCTGAATGAAATATTAAAGCTTTGCGCCGAATTACTGGATCCGAAAGAGCATTTTTATATTCTGAATTTGTATGCCATCGGTTTCTCTGCTGTTATTGTAGAAACCCTGATCCACCGGATCTATGGCGATGTTAAAAACCTGGAAATAGGCGAGCTGGTAGTAGAAGATTCATTCCGGAAAAAATTACCCTTAAGCATTTACGGCAGGTTTAGCAACGTTTAA